From one Lolium rigidum isolate FL_2022 chromosome 4, APGP_CSIRO_Lrig_0.1, whole genome shotgun sequence genomic stretch:
- the LOC124708368 gene encoding uncharacterized protein LOC124708368 isoform X3, protein MLDDDQSFHDGISSPIAAHILDFCDDGSGGGDLFAAVNASSDVFAASSEDASSSSTTATPPLCSHGGDNMSSSGAATAAVNAFSPLQSLDSTLSALLEDDQPPGPDAELLLPIDYAFGADETQREQQQFSQMVLSAAAAAEHHRPALQTQMSSTASDLMQLASGYNDECFAAALAGEYMGLDDTALCQQQQPGGAMLPSALGDAATQGCYAAAQGGFFGGSGCAGTVMSMMLGMEEIGEYQRMMEGAGALVDADASAQMAFPAASEMQMGSGSTGQLPASASAAGAESSSLEDTSFKAARLSVEERKEKIHRYIKKRNERNFSKKIKYACRKTLADSRPRVRGRFAKNDEYCESSRAIGSQNHDEYDQMIGVKGEDMLDSEALAHITGMSSYMYNHTVESWI, encoded by the exons ATGCTCGATGACGATCAGTCCTTCCAC GATGGCATATCGAGCCCCATAGCAGCGCACATCCTCGACTTCTGCGACGATggcagtggcggcggcgacctATTCGCGGCGGTGAACGCTTCCTCCGACGTGTTCGCCGCCTCCTCGGAGGACGCCTCATCGTCGTCCACCACCGCCACGCCTCCCCTCTGCAGCCACGGTGGCGACAACATGTCGTCGTCAGGCGCGGCCACGGCCGCggtcaacgccttttctcccttgCAGTCCCTGGACTCCACCCTCTCGGCGCTCCTCGAGGACGACCAGCCGCCCGGACCCGacgccgagctcctcctccccaTAGACTACGCGTTTGGTGCGGACGAGACCCAGCGGGAGCAGCAACAGTTTAGTCAAATGGTGCTTTCGGCGGCCGCCGCGGCAGAGCACCACCGGCCGGCGCTGCAGACGCAGATGAGCAGCACGGCGTCCGACCTCATGCAGCTCGCCTCGGGATACAACGACGAGTGCTTCGCCGCGGCGTTGGCCGGAGAGTACATGGGGCTGGACGATACCGCCCTGTgccagcagcagcagcctggTGGTGCGATGCTCCCGTCGGCACTGGGTGACGCGGCGACGCAGGGGTGCTACGCGGCGGCGCAGGGAGGTTTCTTCGGCGGCAGCGGCTGTGCCGGCACGGTGATGTCGATGATGCTGGGGATGGAGGAGATCGGcgagtaccagaggatgatggAGGGCGCTGGCGCGCTGGTAGACGCCGACGCCTCGGCACAGATGGCGTTCCCTGCCGCCTCGGAGATGCAG ATGGGAAGCGGGAGCACCGGGCAGCtgccggcgtcggcgtcggcggcgggggCAGAGAGCTCGAGCCTGGAGGACACCAGCTTCAAGGCCGCCCGCCTCTCCGTCgaggagaggaaggagaagatccaCCGGTACATCAAGAAGAGGAACGAGCGCAACTTCAGCAAGAAGATCAAG TATGCGTGCAGAAAAACCTTGGCGGACAGCAGGCCACGCGTCCGCGGGAGATTCGCCAAGAACGACGAGTACTGCGAATCATCAAGGGCGATCGGATCACAGAATCACGACGAGTACGATCAGATG ATTGGCGTGAAGGGAGAAGACATGCTTGACtctgaggcgctggcgcacatcaCCGGGATGAGCTCCTACATGTACAACCACACCGTGGAGTCGTGGATATAA
- the LOC124708368 gene encoding uncharacterized protein LOC124708368 isoform X1, with product MDAELSSTFPNSTTDGISSPIAAHILDFCDDGSGGGDLFAAVNASSDVFAASSEDASSSSTTATPPLCSHGGDNMSSSGAATAAVNAFSPLQSLDSTLSALLEDDQPPGPDAELLLPIDYAFGADETQREQQQFSQMVLSAAAAAEHHRPALQTQMSSTASDLMQLASGYNDECFAAALAGEYMGLDDTALCQQQQPGGAMLPSALGDAATQGCYAAAQGGFFGGSGCAGTVMSMMLGMEEIGEYQRMMEGAGALVDADASAQMAFPAASEMQMGSGSTGQLPASASAAGAESSSLEDTSFKAARLSVEERKEKIHRYIKKRNERNFSKKIKYACRKTLADSRPRVRGRFAKNDEYCESSRAIGSQNHDEYDQMIGVKGEDMLDSEALAHITGMSSYMYNHTVESWI from the exons ATGGACGCAGAATTGAGCTCTACTTTTCCAAATAGTACAACA GATGGCATATCGAGCCCCATAGCAGCGCACATCCTCGACTTCTGCGACGATggcagtggcggcggcgacctATTCGCGGCGGTGAACGCTTCCTCCGACGTGTTCGCCGCCTCCTCGGAGGACGCCTCATCGTCGTCCACCACCGCCACGCCTCCCCTCTGCAGCCACGGTGGCGACAACATGTCGTCGTCAGGCGCGGCCACGGCCGCggtcaacgccttttctcccttgCAGTCCCTGGACTCCACCCTCTCGGCGCTCCTCGAGGACGACCAGCCGCCCGGACCCGacgccgagctcctcctccccaTAGACTACGCGTTTGGTGCGGACGAGACCCAGCGGGAGCAGCAACAGTTTAGTCAAATGGTGCTTTCGGCGGCCGCCGCGGCAGAGCACCACCGGCCGGCGCTGCAGACGCAGATGAGCAGCACGGCGTCCGACCTCATGCAGCTCGCCTCGGGATACAACGACGAGTGCTTCGCCGCGGCGTTGGCCGGAGAGTACATGGGGCTGGACGATACCGCCCTGTgccagcagcagcagcctggTGGTGCGATGCTCCCGTCGGCACTGGGTGACGCGGCGACGCAGGGGTGCTACGCGGCGGCGCAGGGAGGTTTCTTCGGCGGCAGCGGCTGTGCCGGCACGGTGATGTCGATGATGCTGGGGATGGAGGAGATCGGcgagtaccagaggatgatggAGGGCGCTGGCGCGCTGGTAGACGCCGACGCCTCGGCACAGATGGCGTTCCCTGCCGCCTCGGAGATGCAG ATGGGAAGCGGGAGCACCGGGCAGCtgccggcgtcggcgtcggcggcgggggCAGAGAGCTCGAGCCTGGAGGACACCAGCTTCAAGGCCGCCCGCCTCTCCGTCgaggagaggaaggagaagatccaCCGGTACATCAAGAAGAGGAACGAGCGCAACTTCAGCAAGAAGATCAAG TATGCGTGCAGAAAAACCTTGGCGGACAGCAGGCCACGCGTCCGCGGGAGATTCGCCAAGAACGACGAGTACTGCGAATCATCAAGGGCGATCGGATCACAGAATCACGACGAGTACGATCAGATG ATTGGCGTGAAGGGAGAAGACATGCTTGACtctgaggcgctggcgcacatcaCCGGGATGAGCTCCTACATGTACAACCACACCGTGGAGTCGTGGATATAA
- the LOC124708368 gene encoding uncharacterized protein LOC124708368 isoform X2 has product MVAHSICILQDGISSPIAAHILDFCDDGSGGGDLFAAVNASSDVFAASSEDASSSSTTATPPLCSHGGDNMSSSGAATAAVNAFSPLQSLDSTLSALLEDDQPPGPDAELLLPIDYAFGADETQREQQQFSQMVLSAAAAAEHHRPALQTQMSSTASDLMQLASGYNDECFAAALAGEYMGLDDTALCQQQQPGGAMLPSALGDAATQGCYAAAQGGFFGGSGCAGTVMSMMLGMEEIGEYQRMMEGAGALVDADASAQMAFPAASEMQMGSGSTGQLPASASAAGAESSSLEDTSFKAARLSVEERKEKIHRYIKKRNERNFSKKIKYACRKTLADSRPRVRGRFAKNDEYCESSRAIGSQNHDEYDQMIGVKGEDMLDSEALAHITGMSSYMYNHTVESWI; this is encoded by the exons ATGGTGGCTCATAGCATTTGCATTCTACAG GATGGCATATCGAGCCCCATAGCAGCGCACATCCTCGACTTCTGCGACGATggcagtggcggcggcgacctATTCGCGGCGGTGAACGCTTCCTCCGACGTGTTCGCCGCCTCCTCGGAGGACGCCTCATCGTCGTCCACCACCGCCACGCCTCCCCTCTGCAGCCACGGTGGCGACAACATGTCGTCGTCAGGCGCGGCCACGGCCGCggtcaacgccttttctcccttgCAGTCCCTGGACTCCACCCTCTCGGCGCTCCTCGAGGACGACCAGCCGCCCGGACCCGacgccgagctcctcctccccaTAGACTACGCGTTTGGTGCGGACGAGACCCAGCGGGAGCAGCAACAGTTTAGTCAAATGGTGCTTTCGGCGGCCGCCGCGGCAGAGCACCACCGGCCGGCGCTGCAGACGCAGATGAGCAGCACGGCGTCCGACCTCATGCAGCTCGCCTCGGGATACAACGACGAGTGCTTCGCCGCGGCGTTGGCCGGAGAGTACATGGGGCTGGACGATACCGCCCTGTgccagcagcagcagcctggTGGTGCGATGCTCCCGTCGGCACTGGGTGACGCGGCGACGCAGGGGTGCTACGCGGCGGCGCAGGGAGGTTTCTTCGGCGGCAGCGGCTGTGCCGGCACGGTGATGTCGATGATGCTGGGGATGGAGGAGATCGGcgagtaccagaggatgatggAGGGCGCTGGCGCGCTGGTAGACGCCGACGCCTCGGCACAGATGGCGTTCCCTGCCGCCTCGGAGATGCAG ATGGGAAGCGGGAGCACCGGGCAGCtgccggcgtcggcgtcggcggcgggggCAGAGAGCTCGAGCCTGGAGGACACCAGCTTCAAGGCCGCCCGCCTCTCCGTCgaggagaggaaggagaagatccaCCGGTACATCAAGAAGAGGAACGAGCGCAACTTCAGCAAGAAGATCAAG TATGCGTGCAGAAAAACCTTGGCGGACAGCAGGCCACGCGTCCGCGGGAGATTCGCCAAGAACGACGAGTACTGCGAATCATCAAGGGCGATCGGATCACAGAATCACGACGAGTACGATCAGATG ATTGGCGTGAAGGGAGAAGACATGCTTGACtctgaggcgctggcgcacatcaCCGGGATGAGCTCCTACATGTACAACCACACCGTGGAGTCGTGGATATAA